The following coding sequences are from one Molothrus aeneus isolate 106 chromosome 23, BPBGC_Maene_1.0, whole genome shotgun sequence window:
- the HNRNPR gene encoding heterogeneous nuclear ribonucleoprotein R isoform X3 has product MKTYRQREKQGSKVQESTKGPDEAKIKALLERTGYTLDVTTGQRKYGGPPPDTVYSGVQPGIGTEVFVGKIPRDLYEDELVPLFEKAGPIWDLRLMMDPLSGQNRGYAFITFCSKDAAQEAVKLCDNYEIRPGKHLGVCISVANNRLFVGSIPKNKTKENILEEFGKVTEGLVDVILYHQPDDKKKNRGFCFLEYEDHKSAAQARRRLMSGKVKVWGNVVTVEWADPVEEPDPEVMAKVKVLFVRNLATTVTEEILEKSFSEFGKLERVKKLKDYAFVHFEDRGAAVKAMNEMNGKEIEGEEIEIVLAKPPDKKRKERQAARQASRSTAYEDYYYYPPPRMPPPIRGRGRGGRGGYGYPPDYYGYEDYYDDYYGYDYHDYRGGYEDPYYGYDDGYAIRGRGGGGRGGRGAPPPPRGRGAPPPRGRAGYSQRGAPMGPPRGARGGRGGPAQQQRGRGARGARGNRGGNVGGKRKADGYNQPDSKRRQTNNQQNWGSQPIAQQPLQQGGDYAGNYGYNNDNQEFYQDTYGQQWK; this is encoded by the exons ATGAAGACCTACAGGCAAAGAGagaaacaaggcagcaaagtaCAGGAATCAACGAAGGGACCAGATGAAGCAAAGATTAAG gcttTGCTAGAGCGGACTGGTTACACTTTGGATGTAACTACAGGACAGAGGAAATATGGGGGTCCTCCTCCAGATACTGTGTATTCTGGTGTTCAGCCTGGCATTGGAACAGAG GTTTTTGTTGGTAAAATTCCCCGAGACCTTTATGAAGATGAGTTGGTACCACTCTTTGAGAAGGCTGGTCCAATTTGGGATCTGCGTCTCATGATGGATCCTCTTTCTGGTCAGAACAGAGGTTATGCTTTCATTACCTTTTGTAGTAAAGATGCAGCACAAGAAGCAGTCAAACTG tgtgacaACTATGAAATCCGTCCTGGCAAGCACCTTGGAGTATGCATCTCCGTGGCAAACAACAGGTTATTTGTTGGGTCAATTCCAAAGAACAAAACTAAGGAAAACATACTGGAAGAGTTTGGTAAAGTCACAG AGGGTTTGGTGGATGTAATTTTGTATCATCAACCTGATGATAAAAAGAAGAATCGAGGATTCTGCTTCTTGGAATACGAGGATCACAAGTCAGCAGCACAAGCTCGCCGCCGCCTGATGAGTGGCAAAGTAAAAGTCTGGGGAAATGTTGTTACAGTGGAATGGGCTGATCCAGTAGAGGAACCTGATCCAGAAGTGATGGCAAAG GTTAAAGTTTTATTTGTAAGAAACTTGGCCACTACTGTGACAGAAGAAATTCTTGAGAAATCCTTTTCTGAATTTGGAAAGCTGGAAAGAGTAAAGAAGTTGAAGGATTATGCATTTGTTCATTTTGAGGACAGAGGTGCAGCAGTGAAG GCTATGAATGAAATGAATGGGAAAGAGATAGAAGGGGAAGAAATTGAAATAGTATTAGCAAAGCCACCggataagaaaaggaaagaacGTCAGGCTGCCAGACAGGCCTCCCGGAGCACTGC GTATGAAGATTATTATTACTACCCTCCGCCTCGCATGCCACCTCCTATTAGAGGCCGAGGCCGTGGAGGAAGAGGTGGATATGGCTATCCCCCAGATTACTATGGCTATGAAGATTATTATGATGATTACTATGGCTATGACTATCATGACTACCGTGGTGGCTATGAAGATCCCTATTACGGCTATGATGATGGCTATGCTataagaggaagaggaggaggaggaaggggtgGGAGAGGTGCCCCTCCACCACCTAGGGGGCGGGGAGCACCACCACCAAGAGGTAGAGCTGGCTACTCACAGAGGGGGGCACCCATGGGACCGCCGAGAGGAGCCAGGGGGGGGAGAGGGGGCCCCgcgcagcagcagagaggacgCGGTGCTCGTGGAGCCAGGGGCAACCGTGGGGGCAACGTAGGAGGCAAGAGAAAGGCAGATGGGTACAACCAGCCTGATTCCAAGCGCCGGCAGACCAACAACCAGCAGAATTGGGGCTCCCAACCCATCGCTCAGCAGCCGCTCCAGCAAGGTGGTGACTATGCCGGTAACTATGGTTACAATAATGACAACCAGGAATTTTATCAGGATACTTATGGGCAACAGTGGAAGTAG
- the HNRNPR gene encoding heterogeneous nuclear ribonucleoprotein R isoform X2 translates to MRRRRSARHLPSLLGPELRRAGPAPHNKMANQVNGNAVQLKEEEEPMDTSSVTHTEHYKTLIEAGLPQKVAERLDEIFQTGLVAYVDLDERAIDALREFNEEGALSVLQQFKESDLSHVQNKSAFLCGVMKTYRQREKQGSKVQESTKGPDEAKIKALLERTGYTLDVTTGQRKYGGPPPDTVYSGVQPGIGTEVFVGKIPRDLYEDELVPLFEKAGPIWDLRLMMDPLSGQNRGYAFITFCSKDAAQEAVKLCDNYEIRPGKHLGVCISVANNRLFVGSIPKNKTKENILEEFGKVTEGLVDVILYHQPDDKKKNRGFCFLEYEDHKSAAQARRRLMSGKVKVWGNVVTVEWADPVEEPDPEVMAKVKVLFVRNLATTVTEEILEKSFSEFGKLERVKKLKDYAFVHFEDRGAAVKAMNEMNGKEIEGEEIEIVLAKPPDKKRKERQAARQASRSTAYEDYYYYPPPRMPPPIRGRGRGGRGGYGYPPDYYGYEDYYDDYYGYDYHDYRGGYEDPYYGYDDGYAIRGRGGGGRGGRGAPPPPRGRGAPPPRGRAGYSQRGAPMGPPRGARGGRGGPAQQQRGRGARGARGNRGGNVGGKRKADGYNQPDSKRRQTNNQQNWGSQPIAQQPLQQGGDYAGNYGYNNDNQEFYQDTYGQQWK, encoded by the exons atgaggagaaggaggagcgCGCGCCATTTGCCGTCGCTGCTTGGGCCCGAGCTGCgccgcgccggccccgctccg CATAATAAAATGGCTAATCAGGTGAATGGTAATGCGGTACAGttaaaagaagaggaagaaccAATGGATACTTCCAGTGTAACTCACACAGAACACTACAAGACACTGATAGAGGCAGGCCTCCCACAGAAGGTGGCAGAGAGACttgatgaaatatttcagacag GCTTGGTAGCTTATGTCGATCTTGATGAAAGAGCAATTGATGCTCTTAGGGAATTTAATGAAGAAGGAGCCCTCTCTGTATTACAGCAATTTAAAGAAAGTGACCTGTCGCATGTCCAG AACAAAAGTGCATTTTTATGTGGAGTTATGAAGACCTACAGGCAAAGAGagaaacaaggcagcaaagtaCAGGAATCAACGAAGGGACCAGATGAAGCAAAGATTAAG gcttTGCTAGAGCGGACTGGTTACACTTTGGATGTAACTACAGGACAGAGGAAATATGGGGGTCCTCCTCCAGATACTGTGTATTCTGGTGTTCAGCCTGGCATTGGAACAGAG GTTTTTGTTGGTAAAATTCCCCGAGACCTTTATGAAGATGAGTTGGTACCACTCTTTGAGAAGGCTGGTCCAATTTGGGATCTGCGTCTCATGATGGATCCTCTTTCTGGTCAGAACAGAGGTTATGCTTTCATTACCTTTTGTAGTAAAGATGCAGCACAAGAAGCAGTCAAACTG tgtgacaACTATGAAATCCGTCCTGGCAAGCACCTTGGAGTATGCATCTCCGTGGCAAACAACAGGTTATTTGTTGGGTCAATTCCAAAGAACAAAACTAAGGAAAACATACTGGAAGAGTTTGGTAAAGTCACAG AGGGTTTGGTGGATGTAATTTTGTATCATCAACCTGATGATAAAAAGAAGAATCGAGGATTCTGCTTCTTGGAATACGAGGATCACAAGTCAGCAGCACAAGCTCGCCGCCGCCTGATGAGTGGCAAAGTAAAAGTCTGGGGAAATGTTGTTACAGTGGAATGGGCTGATCCAGTAGAGGAACCTGATCCAGAAGTGATGGCAAAG GTTAAAGTTTTATTTGTAAGAAACTTGGCCACTACTGTGACAGAAGAAATTCTTGAGAAATCCTTTTCTGAATTTGGAAAGCTGGAAAGAGTAAAGAAGTTGAAGGATTATGCATTTGTTCATTTTGAGGACAGAGGTGCAGCAGTGAAG GCTATGAATGAAATGAATGGGAAAGAGATAGAAGGGGAAGAAATTGAAATAGTATTAGCAAAGCCACCggataagaaaaggaaagaacGTCAGGCTGCCAGACAGGCCTCCCGGAGCACTGC GTATGAAGATTATTATTACTACCCTCCGCCTCGCATGCCACCTCCTATTAGAGGCCGAGGCCGTGGAGGAAGAGGTGGATATGGCTATCCCCCAGATTACTATGGCTATGAAGATTATTATGATGATTACTATGGCTATGACTATCATGACTACCGTGGTGGCTATGAAGATCCCTATTACGGCTATGATGATGGCTATGCTataagaggaagaggaggaggaggaaggggtgGGAGAGGTGCCCCTCCACCACCTAGGGGGCGGGGAGCACCACCACCAAGAGGTAGAGCTGGCTACTCACAGAGGGGGGCACCCATGGGACCGCCGAGAGGAGCCAGGGGGGGGAGAGGGGGCCCCgcgcagcagcagagaggacgCGGTGCTCGTGGAGCCAGGGGCAACCGTGGGGGCAACGTAGGAGGCAAGAGAAAGGCAGATGGGTACAACCAGCCTGATTCCAAGCGCCGGCAGACCAACAACCAGCAGAATTGGGGCTCCCAACCCATCGCTCAGCAGCCGCTCCAGCAAGGTGGTGACTATGCCGGTAACTATGGTTACAATAATGACAACCAGGAATTTTATCAGGATACTTATGGGCAACAGTGGAAGTAG
- the HNRNPR gene encoding heterogeneous nuclear ribonucleoprotein R isoform X1, translating to MRRRRSARHLPSLLGPELRRAGPAPQHNKMANQVNGNAVQLKEEEEPMDTSSVTHTEHYKTLIEAGLPQKVAERLDEIFQTGLVAYVDLDERAIDALREFNEEGALSVLQQFKESDLSHVQNKSAFLCGVMKTYRQREKQGSKVQESTKGPDEAKIKALLERTGYTLDVTTGQRKYGGPPPDTVYSGVQPGIGTEVFVGKIPRDLYEDELVPLFEKAGPIWDLRLMMDPLSGQNRGYAFITFCSKDAAQEAVKLCDNYEIRPGKHLGVCISVANNRLFVGSIPKNKTKENILEEFGKVTEGLVDVILYHQPDDKKKNRGFCFLEYEDHKSAAQARRRLMSGKVKVWGNVVTVEWADPVEEPDPEVMAKVKVLFVRNLATTVTEEILEKSFSEFGKLERVKKLKDYAFVHFEDRGAAVKAMNEMNGKEIEGEEIEIVLAKPPDKKRKERQAARQASRSTAYEDYYYYPPPRMPPPIRGRGRGGRGGYGYPPDYYGYEDYYDDYYGYDYHDYRGGYEDPYYGYDDGYAIRGRGGGGRGGRGAPPPPRGRGAPPPRGRAGYSQRGAPMGPPRGARGGRGGPAQQQRGRGARGARGNRGGNVGGKRKADGYNQPDSKRRQTNNQQNWGSQPIAQQPLQQGGDYAGNYGYNNDNQEFYQDTYGQQWK from the exons atgaggagaaggaggagcgCGCGCCATTTGCCGTCGCTGCTTGGGCCCGAGCTGCgccgcgccggccccgctccg CAGCATAATAAAATGGCTAATCAGGTGAATGGTAATGCGGTACAGttaaaagaagaggaagaaccAATGGATACTTCCAGTGTAACTCACACAGAACACTACAAGACACTGATAGAGGCAGGCCTCCCACAGAAGGTGGCAGAGAGACttgatgaaatatttcagacag GCTTGGTAGCTTATGTCGATCTTGATGAAAGAGCAATTGATGCTCTTAGGGAATTTAATGAAGAAGGAGCCCTCTCTGTATTACAGCAATTTAAAGAAAGTGACCTGTCGCATGTCCAG AACAAAAGTGCATTTTTATGTGGAGTTATGAAGACCTACAGGCAAAGAGagaaacaaggcagcaaagtaCAGGAATCAACGAAGGGACCAGATGAAGCAAAGATTAAG gcttTGCTAGAGCGGACTGGTTACACTTTGGATGTAACTACAGGACAGAGGAAATATGGGGGTCCTCCTCCAGATACTGTGTATTCTGGTGTTCAGCCTGGCATTGGAACAGAG GTTTTTGTTGGTAAAATTCCCCGAGACCTTTATGAAGATGAGTTGGTACCACTCTTTGAGAAGGCTGGTCCAATTTGGGATCTGCGTCTCATGATGGATCCTCTTTCTGGTCAGAACAGAGGTTATGCTTTCATTACCTTTTGTAGTAAAGATGCAGCACAAGAAGCAGTCAAACTG tgtgacaACTATGAAATCCGTCCTGGCAAGCACCTTGGAGTATGCATCTCCGTGGCAAACAACAGGTTATTTGTTGGGTCAATTCCAAAGAACAAAACTAAGGAAAACATACTGGAAGAGTTTGGTAAAGTCACAG AGGGTTTGGTGGATGTAATTTTGTATCATCAACCTGATGATAAAAAGAAGAATCGAGGATTCTGCTTCTTGGAATACGAGGATCACAAGTCAGCAGCACAAGCTCGCCGCCGCCTGATGAGTGGCAAAGTAAAAGTCTGGGGAAATGTTGTTACAGTGGAATGGGCTGATCCAGTAGAGGAACCTGATCCAGAAGTGATGGCAAAG GTTAAAGTTTTATTTGTAAGAAACTTGGCCACTACTGTGACAGAAGAAATTCTTGAGAAATCCTTTTCTGAATTTGGAAAGCTGGAAAGAGTAAAGAAGTTGAAGGATTATGCATTTGTTCATTTTGAGGACAGAGGTGCAGCAGTGAAG GCTATGAATGAAATGAATGGGAAAGAGATAGAAGGGGAAGAAATTGAAATAGTATTAGCAAAGCCACCggataagaaaaggaaagaacGTCAGGCTGCCAGACAGGCCTCCCGGAGCACTGC GTATGAAGATTATTATTACTACCCTCCGCCTCGCATGCCACCTCCTATTAGAGGCCGAGGCCGTGGAGGAAGAGGTGGATATGGCTATCCCCCAGATTACTATGGCTATGAAGATTATTATGATGATTACTATGGCTATGACTATCATGACTACCGTGGTGGCTATGAAGATCCCTATTACGGCTATGATGATGGCTATGCTataagaggaagaggaggaggaggaaggggtgGGAGAGGTGCCCCTCCACCACCTAGGGGGCGGGGAGCACCACCACCAAGAGGTAGAGCTGGCTACTCACAGAGGGGGGCACCCATGGGACCGCCGAGAGGAGCCAGGGGGGGGAGAGGGGGCCCCgcgcagcagcagagaggacgCGGTGCTCGTGGAGCCAGGGGCAACCGTGGGGGCAACGTAGGAGGCAAGAGAAAGGCAGATGGGTACAACCAGCCTGATTCCAAGCGCCGGCAGACCAACAACCAGCAGAATTGGGGCTCCCAACCCATCGCTCAGCAGCCGCTCCAGCAAGGTGGTGACTATGCCGGTAACTATGGTTACAATAATGACAACCAGGAATTTTATCAGGATACTTATGGGCAACAGTGGAAGTAG